The following DNA comes from Pochonia chlamydosporia 170 chromosome Unknown PCv3seq00025, whole genome shotgun sequence.
GGATTTTACACTAATAGTGCAAACTATGGTTTGCACTATGGTTTAGTCTGATGGTGACAGACGGACCAACAGTGCAGTATGGGCTTGTCAAGCACACTGGTAGTTTAGTGTAGCCGTTTCAAACGCACTGGTGGTTTAGTGCGGTCCAATCAAACGCACTAAATGAGCAGTTTGGGGTGTCCACACGCACTATTTACACTATTAGGAGCACTGTATCTTCTTACCACGAGCAGAGCTGAATCACGTAGAATTATGCAGAACCACGGTCTATCTTATAGGGATTCCGTGTAAGAACCTGCCGTTTCCTAAACTCTTGGTCccgcagcttcatcttcataccaTCGGGGGCAGATTCATAAAACAAATGATTACGATCAAATGGCGCATCCAGCATTAGGCCCGCGAGCGTTTTGCCACGAGAGACAGCTACGTAGCTGAGACCAGTCTGAAAGTCCCGGCAGGAGAGGTCCGTAACGATCACATCTTCAGTGATGCTTTGTGACTTGTGAACGGTAATGGCGTAGCATACGATCAGGGGGAACTGGGTGCGAGTGCAAAGAGTGGCTCCAATGAGGAAGTCCCTGTCTACCGGGAGAATCGGAACAATCTTCCTGCCATCAGCGGTGGTCAAGAACACCGGCCCGCTGTATttgtcaaactccatcatgatGACGCAGGGAGGGTCTTGGATGGGATCAGCCCCAGGTGCCCAGCCGATGTCGTAGACTGTACCGCGAGCGCCGTTGCAGAGGCcaactggctgccaaaggtTAGACGTCAGCATGAGACGGGCGCCAATGCACATGGGGATCTGCTTCGCAAGGTTGCCCGCTTTGTCGTCAGGAGCCGCAGCCGCGCCAAACCCGATATTCTTAGCCTTGACCTGAATGACTGGCCGGCTGAGGCGATCAAGTATCTGGAGGGTAGTTGGGTTTCCTCACTACAAAACCCCGAGCTATACGACGCACAAAGGAAGGAAGTCAGGCTGGTGGGAACTTGTATTAAAGTTCAATTTAGCCTTAGGCCCACGGAGGATAACAATCTGACGATAGCCAGAGACCCGAGTGTGTTCTTCCGCCAGAGTAGTGGCAAGCTATGGACAAATATCCTCTATTATTCAGATGACACGATTTATAAAATACTACGTCACCCCTTGCATTTTAAAGCCGTGGTGCAAGGGGTAGAATCATCCGAAGGCTGAGAGTCCGCGGGTCAATGCATTATCTACGTAACTGGATTTtttttggaggaggaggagacaTTTCTGTTCTCTTTTTTTCAATttcatcttttgttttttgtcACGAGCAGAATCACGTAGAAACTATACAGAACCACGCTCTATCTTAAAGGGATTCCGCGTAAGAACCTGCCGTTTCCTTAGTTCTTGGTCCCggagcttcatcttcataccGTCTGGGGAAGACTCATAAAAGAGGTGACCACGATCAAACGGTGCATCCAGCATCAAGCCCTGGATTGTTTTCACACGAGACACAGCCACATAGCTTAAGCCCGTCTGAAAGTCCCGGCAGGAGAGATCCGTAACAATTATATCCTCCGTGATGCTTTGTGACTTGTGCACAGTAATGGCATAGCACACGATCAGGGGAAACTGAGTGCGAGTGCAGAGAGTGCTTCCGATGAGGAAGTCCCTGTCTACTGGGAGAATCGGGACAATCTTCCTGCCATCAGTGGTAGTCAGGAACACCGGTCCGTTATActtgtcaaactccatcatgatAACACAGGGAGGGTCTCGAACGGGGTCAGCCCCAGGTGCCCAGCCGATGTCGTACACCGTGCCGCGAGCGCCGTTGCAGAGGCcaactggctgccaaaggtTAGACGTCAGCATCAGACGAGCGCCAATGCATATGGGGATCTGCTTCGCAAGGTTGCCCGCCTTGTCGTCAGGGGCCGCAGACGCGCCAAGGCCAACATTCTTAGCCTTGACCTGAATGACTGGCCGGACGAGACGGTCAAGGTGGTAGTGGTTATATTCGTTCACCCGATCTTTAGTGGCGTATACTCGCAAGGCGTTGGCGAACCTGGCCACCTCTTGATCATCTAGCTTTGCCTGTACCCGGCTGGAAAGGAGCTTCCAGGACTCCACCGATAGTTGGAGCAGCCGCAATTCTCCCAGAGCTGTGCGAAACGCCTCCTGATCATCGCCCTGTTGCCGCTGGGCAACCTTCAGGAAGACCGATTTATCAAAGCGTCTGTATGCGTTTCTGCCTTTGATCTCTACTCCCTGCACCTCCTTGTCGTAGTAAAGCGGCTTCTGTAGCACGGGGGGAAGTTGAAAGAAGTCGCCAACCAACAGTATGTTGAGACCACCAAAGAAGTCCTCATTCCTATTCGGGAACGCCTCGCGCAGACGGTCATCGATCCAGGACAGCTGCCGCAGTCCTAgcatgctcttctcatcGATGATCAGGTACTTGATgtccttcagcttcttctggagctgggccTTGTCAACGGGCGACAGGGGCTTGAAGTCCTTATTGATTGGGAGATGTAACAGGGAATGCAAGGTGGTGCCCGAGATCTGATTTCCCGCGACGCCAGTGGGCGCGGCACGCCAAACTGGTGTCACTCtcccagcagcagcggctTGAAGATGCGCGGAGAGCAAATTAATGAGGTATGACTTCCCGGTACCACCTCCGCCATCCACATGGAGCAGCACCTGAGAGGGTTCCTGATTAAGGAAGTGGGCCATCACCGTATCGTACACTAGGCGCTGGTCTCGATTTAGGGAATCGCGGGCTTCCAACGGCTGATGATCcacatcaaggtcaaggcggCTTGCCGCTTTGCGTCGCTTCCAGTAGTCGCCGTTGAGAATACCGTCATCAGTATACCGTCCAACGTGAGGGGCCCAATCATAATTGATGTCAATGTCTCGGCGGCCAAGCATGTCGatatcctcctcctccagcgGGTGGTCGGGAAGCATGTGGGCGAGTTCATGCCAGTCCTCTTCCACTGTGGGCTCTTCATGGACCTCAAGCTCAAATTCGTCGTCCTCTGCCCTCAGTTCATTTGCTTCTGGCTCCCCGTAATGGTCGTCCGCATGGGCGTCGTGGTGCTCTCTGCAAAACTTGTACGCAGCCGCGAAGGAATCAAACTGTTGTCCGCACACTGCGTACAACTCCTCTGGAGAACGATGTGGATGAGCCATCATCAGTTTAACACGGCAGAAGTCATTGAACTGGGAAGAAACCTGATTGACCTATATCGAGGGAAGTAAGACAGGACCCTCTTCTTCGCGTTAGCAGCAAGTCTCCTCCACGTCTTGAGATTGTATAGTTGCAGATACTCGAGATACGTCACGTCCTCATGTTGGTCACTTCTCTCAAGATATTTTCTGTAATTGCCAATGGTCTCGTTGACATCTTCGTCGACGCGATACGAACGCGCATGTTGCTCCAACGGGCGGCAGTCCACTGAGACCACCATTCGTGTGCCTTCCTGCAGCGGGATGTTAAGCAGCATATGGGAAATCTCCTGCGCCGAGTAATCTCTCTCGGCAATCAGCTTATTCATTAAACGGGAGGAGAAGGATAAGAGGGGCTGAAGGTGTGCCGTGTGCGGCAAAACTTGGTCTGCGAGCTTACAGTAGGGCtcagtcttcttctcagaTTTGCTGCAATACTTCGCCGCGTATGTAATAACCGCCTGTAAGCTGGTGCATGGGGATATGTCGATattggccagccagcctaGGACAATCGCAGGATTGAAGTGGTTCATGAGGCTGTCATTCCGCGCCGCCTCGAAGACGTAGTATGACTTGCCTTCCTTCCGGATGACTGCGGCCAGCTCCCGCAGAGCACGGGGGAAGTTGAAGCGACACTCCCTCTCTGGATCGGCTGCATTGGCCGCCTCGATGTCTGC
Coding sequences within:
- a CDS encoding ATP-dependent DNA helicase PIF1 (similar to Metarhizium acridum CQMa 102 XP_007809564.1), yielding MSPQSSDQRLQANLLSVLCARCGEKKPVGDFIASGTLLTAPRTVWTVVVGAILISRNAILSLRKVVAGPPSAERPASKRTEGDADLLPPDKRSGTQPTSPERLRQQHTARILFSEPTSQPHIVLGTPIPLTRRSSELFRSLAPSPPVQSDTHSIASHSDPSTVRSNEVNFEHSYSTVRFRKGGRDSQDVPSKAEARAKRAVIQRDHRSRRRAGEAVSQTPTLSQLGTSEGSDGHGEDRSQGRQHPDEHLGRGELTEERDDREQFSESDIDVEDYFNLLLSPARPQRFLQQLGVESDSEVGDEDEGGSDDCLNASPLRRRSRRPAAQSRRGRRGPAPGTGGRPRKSRGQTRSSIPPRRIRSPVIIPPEQSAVFHAQDPVWNGDLDAPALSDRDKATLREFWTMLDNDQMEYCRRCQESWFQMKIDTDGICGRCYRKDAKRRNGEPYFFSADNQLDFGPVPARLPQLTPTEESLIARVHVHVNIMLVRGQQYKYRGHVVHFLREVGLVYNQLPLLPQELNTVLLRPANTSSHAKLTRQFTRQFRVRRQPVTIWLNYLCRHHPGYRCIIIDEERLNQLPKDGNVLDSIPQSQVEAADVGPEDDHEAEPDVEDEAAVPDLLAKDTELDALRSILAGEPDVDPGLATVGPQTRHELQLPNIRRTPINEFNRSHALLSLAFPCLFPDGIADFVEPRLRSIEYKDYVEHAMRWHDGRFARHPTFRFVAFNTLIRSQARTRSKFFVKQRDGMNQSLTREQLIQALEHSEDPEAQALINSITRHAVSIRGTRPFWNRKRQDLEAYAYNLGCPGAFITFSPADLHWRSLYQHMPRYDEWLAASESERMGLSRQLLRQNPHIAAFHFYRRYCFFRDIVLSKKFNITDYWDRYEWQGRGSPHNHGLYWMGNCPGVDMGDEAARDVFARTWGFHITAINPEPTRTVPQGEGNPLSADPISTEMSFLRLSQIVNRCQRHRCNTTYCLRVRKRTGDLARDMEGAAADIEAANAADPERECRFNFPRALRELAAVIRKEGKSYYVFEAARNDSLMNHFNPAIVLGWLANIDISPCTSLQAVITYAAKYCSKSEKKTEPYCKLADQVLPHTAHLQPLLSFSSRLMNKLIAERDYSAQEISHMLLNIPLQEGTRMVVSVDCRPLEQHARSYRVDEDVNETIGNYRKYLERSDQHEDVTYLEYLQLYNLKTWRRLAANAKKRVLSYFPRYRSIRFLPKELYAVCGQQFDSFAAAYKFCREHHDAHADDHYGEPEANELRAEDDEFELEVHEEPTVEEDWHELAHMLPDHPLEEEDIDMLGRRDIDINYDWAPHVGRYTDDGILNGDYWKRRKAASRLDLDVDHQPLEARDSLNRDQRLVYDTVMAHFLNQEPSQVLLHVDGGGGTGKSYLINLLSAHLQAAAAGRVTPVWRAAPTGVAGNQISGTTLHSLLHLPINKDFKPLSPVDKAQLQKKLKDIKYLIIDEKSMLGLRQLSWIDDRLREAFPNRNEDFFGGLNILLVGDFFQLPPVLQKPLYYDKEVQGVEIKGRNAYRRFDKSVFLKVAQRQQGDDQEAFRTALGELRLLQLSVESWKLLSSRVQAKLDDQEVARFANALRVYATKDRVNEYNHYHLDRLVRPVIQVKAKNVGLGASAAPDDKAGNLAKQIPICIGARLMLTSNLWQPVGLCNGARGTVYDIGWAPGADPVRDPPCVIMMEFDKYNGPVFLTTTDGRKIVPILPVDRDFLIGSTLCTRTQFPLIVCYAITVHKSQSITEDIIVTDLSCRDFQTGLSYVAVSRVKTIQGLMLDAPFDRGHLFYESSPDGMKMKLRDQELRKRQVLTRNPFKIERGSILDRLSRPVIQVKAKNIGFGAAAAPDDKAGNLAKQIPMCIGARLMLTSNLWQPVGLCNGARGTVYDIGWAPGADPIQDPPCVIMMEFDKYSGPVFLTTADGRKIVPILPVDRDFLIGATLCTRTQFPLIVCYAITVHKSQSITEDVIVTDLSCRDFQTGLSYVAVSRGKTLAGLMLDAPFDRNHLFYESAPDGMKMKLRDQEFRKRQVLTRNPYKIDRGSA